The DNA window CGCCGGCCTCGGCGACCTCGGCTTCCGGAGCAGCGGCCGCGTACGGCATCGCCGGTTCCGCGGCTGCCTCGCCGTCCTGATCGCGCTCGCCGTCCTCGGCGGTGGCATCGGGTTCGCCGTCCTCAAGGGCCAGAGCTTCCTCGTCGGCAAGTTGACCACGCCCGACTACAGCGGTGCGGGGACCGGCAAGGTCACGATCGAGGTGAAGGCCGGCGAGACCTCGACCAAGATCGGTGCGACGCTCGAGAACAAGGACGTGGTGAAGAGCGCCAAGGCGTTCACGACCGCGGCGAAGTCCGACCAGCGGTCGCGGTCGATCCAGCCCGGCTTCTACAACCTGCGCTCGCAGATGAGCGCCGCGGCCGCGCTCGCGCTGCTGCTCGACCCGAAGTCGCGCGTCCTGGAACGAGTGACGATCGCCGAGGGACTGCGGCTCAAGGTCATCCTGGACACGCTGTCCAAGCAGACCAAGCTCCCGCGAGCGGACTTCGACGCGGCGTTGAAGAACCCGGCGGGGCTGGGCATGCCCGCGTACGCGAAGAAGCCCGAGGGCTTCCTGTACCCGGCCACCTACGACATCGATCCGGGGACGACGGCGGAGAGCCTGCTGACCCAGATGGTGACCCGCTACAACGAGGAGGCCGACCAACTCGGGCTCGTCGACGGCGCCAAGGGCGTCGGCAGGTCGCCGCTGCAGGTGATGACGATCGCCAGCCTGGTCCAGGCCGAAGCACGCCGCCCGGAGGACTTCGGCAAGGTGGCGCGCGTCATCTACAACCGGCTCGCCAAGGGACAGAAGCTGCAGTTCGACTCGACCGTGCACTACGCGGTCGGCAAGTTCGACAAGGTGTCCAGCACGGCGAAGGACCGGGCCAGCACGAACCCGTACAACACCTACAAGTACGTCGGCCTGCCGCCCGGTCCGATCAACGCGCCTGGTGAGGACGCGCTGATCGCGGCACTCGAACCCACCGCTGGCGACTGGTTGTTCTTCGTCACGACCAACCCGGACACGGGGGAGACGAAGTTCGCCACGACCGGGGAGCAGTTCGAGGTGTACGCGCAGGAGTTCCAGCAATGGTGCCGAGACAACAGCGGGCGATGCTGAGCTCCACGCAGCATCACTGCGCTGTCCTGGGCAAGCCGATCGCGCACTCGTTGTCGCCCGTGCTGCATCGCACGGCGTACGCGGAGCTCGGGCTGGACTGGACGTACTCGGTGCACGAGGTGGACGAGGCCGGGCTCGCCGCGTTCGTCGACGGGGTGGACGCCTCGTGGCGCGGGCTGTCGCTGACGATGCCGTTGAAGCGCGCGGCGATCCCGTTGTGCGACGAGGTGGACGAGGTCGCGCGTACGGTCACCGCGGTCAACACGCTGCTGCTCGACGAGAACGGCCGGCGGCGCGGTACCAACACCGACGTCCCGGGCATGGTGGCGGCGTTGCGCGAACGCGGTGTCGACGCGGTCGAGTCCGCGCTGCTGTTGGGCGTCGGTGCGACGGCCTGCTCCGCGGTCGCCGCGCTCGCGTCGCTTGGCGCCAGGACGGTGATGGCGGTCGCGCGGAACGCCGCGACCGCGGGCGAGCTGCGGGCGGTCGCGGAACGCTGCGGCGTCGAGGTCGCGCTTGTGTCGTTCGACGACCTCGGCTCGCTCGACGCCGCGGACGTCGCCGTGTCGACCGTTCCCGACGCCGCGTCGGCCGTCGTCGCCGACACCGTCGTGAAGCGCGTGGGCACGATCTTCGAGGTGCTGTACGACCCGTGGCCGACGGTGCTCGCGGCAGCGGGGGAGCAGGCCGGCCGGACCGTCGTCGGCGGCTTCGATCTGCTCGTACACCAGGCGGCGTTGCAGGTCGAGCTGATGACGGAACGTACGCCCGCGCCGCTCGCCGCGATGCGTTCCAGCGGTGTCGCGGCGTTGCGAGCAAGATGGGGTAAGTGACGAACGAACGGGGATCCGACCGCAGGACCGTGCTGCGCCTCGCGGCGCTCGCAGGGGTGGCGGTCACGACGGGCTGCGGCACCGGCGGCAACGGCGCGACGCCACTGCCCTCGAAGACACCGAGCATCGCGCGGAACCCGCAGGGTCCGACACCTACGCCGGTGCGGCCCAGCGCCAGCCCACCGACGTTCTCGCCGTCGCCGGTTCCCGCGCCGACGGCGACCGCTCCGCCCACCCCGATCGCGACGGCCCGTGCGACCGCACCCGCGGCGGCGGACTGGAACGCGTTGTCCAAGGGGCTGCGCGGCGACCTGCTGCGTTCCGGCCCGGCGTACGACACCGGCCGCACGCTGTTCAACCCGCGCTACGACAACGTCAAGCCAGCAGCCGTCGTCCGCTGCGCCGAGCCCGCCGACGTCGCCGAGTCGATCGCGTTCGCACGCAGGTTCGGCCTCCCGATCGTCTCGCGCAGCGGCGGTCATTCCTACGTCGGTGCGTCGACGCGGGCGGGCGGGATGGTGCTCGACGTGCGTCCGATGGCCGACATCACCGTCGGGTCGGGCACAGCACGGATCGGCGCCGGCGCACAACTCGAGTCGGTCTACTCCATCCTCGGTGCGCGCGGCCGCGTCGTGCCGGGAGGGACGTGCCCCACAGTCGGCATCGCGGGGCTCGCGCTCGGCGGCGGTGAGGGGCTGGCCACCCGCAAGTTCGGCTTGACGTGCGACGCGATCCAGTCGCTGCAGCTCGTCACCGCGGACGGGAAGATCCGCACGGTCGACGCAAACCACGATCCCGAGCTGTACTGGGCCTGCCGCGGTGGTGGCGGCGGCACGTTCGGCGTGGTGACCGCCTTTCAGATGAAGACGTTCCCGTCGCCGACGTTCTCCTCGTTCCGCGCGACCTGGTCATGGTCCAACGCAGGCGCGGTGCTGCGTGGTTGGCAGAACAGGATGCGCGCGGTCGGCGACAACGTCTGGGCCAACCTGCACCTGCAGACGACGTCGGGCGGGAGCCGGTCCGCGGTGGTGTTCGGCGTGACGTACGACAACGATCCGAACGACCAGCTGGCCAAGCTCGTCGCCGCGGTGGGCAAGGACCCGAGCGGAACGTCGATCAGGCGCAACCGCAAGCTCGGCCCGCTCGGTGGCTCGGACCGGGTGACGTTCTTCGCCGGCAGCGACGTGCTGAAGGCACCGATCCCCGCGGCCGGCATCGACGCCGTGCTCGCGGTCGTCAACCGGGCCGTTGCCGCGAAGCTGCAGGCCGACGCGATCTTCGACCCGCTCGGAGGAGCTGCCGGACGCGTCGGGGCGGACGCGACCGCGTTCCCGTGGCGGTCGGCGTTCGCGACGATCCAGTGGTACGCCGAGCGGGGCCGCACGACCACGGCCGCAGCGGAGAAGTGGGTGAGCGACAGCCATGCCTCGGTGCGCGCGTCGTCGGCCGGCGCGTACGTCAACTACCTCGAGCCGTCGCGACCGGGCGCCCACCCGTACTTCGGGACGCACCTGAAGCGGCTGCGGGCGGTGAAGGCGAAGTACGACCCGGGCAACGTGTTCCGCCCGGGCTACGTACTCTGACCCTCGTGAGTGACGCGACCCCGCTGAGGCTGTTCAACACGTTGGGCCGGCAGGCCGAGGACTTCGCCGTGCCGGCGGGACAGCGCGTGGGCCTGTACTCGTGTGGTCCGACGGTCTACGCCGACCCGCACCTGGGCAACATGCGGCCGTACGTCTTCAGCGACACGCTGCGCCGCGTGCTCGCGTGGAAGGGCTACGACGTCACGCAGGTCGTGAACATCACCGACGTCGGGCACGCGGTCGGCGACGGCGACGAGGGCGAGGACAAGGTCGAGCTCGGCGCGCGGCGCGAAGGGCGCACGGTCCAGGAGGTGACCGCGCACTACACGCAGGTCTACTTCGACGCGATGGCGGCGCTGAACGTGCTGCCCGCGCACGACTACCCGCGCGCCTCGGACTACGTGCCGCAGATGATCGACTTCGCCCGCGAGATCGAGGCGAACGGCTTCACGTACGCGCTGCCGTCGGGGCTGTACTTCGACACGTCGCGCTCGCCGTCGTACGGCGCGCTGGCGTTGCGGCCCGCGGAGGGTGCGCTCGAGGGCGCGCGCGTCGCGGCGGTCGAGGGGAAGCGGAACGCCGCGGACTTCGCCGTGTGGCGTACCGATCCGCCGGACTCGCCGCGCATCATGCGCTGGGACTCGCCGTGGGGACCGGGCGTACCGGGTTGGCACCTGGAGTGCTCGGTGATGAGTATCGCCTTGCTGGGAAGGCATTTCGACATCCACACCGGGGGAGTGGACCACCGCGAGATCCACCACCCGAACGAGATCGCGCAGAGCGAGGCGTACCTGTCCGACGCTAAACCGTGGGTGCCGTTGTGGATGCACAACGAGTTCCTGGTGTCGAACGGACGCAAGATCGCCAAGTCCGGCGGCAAGATGCCGACGTTGGCGGAGTTCGCGACGACGTCGCACCCGTTGGCGTTCCGGTACTTCCTGCTGACCGCGCACTACCGCAGCC is part of the Tenggerimyces flavus genome and encodes:
- the mltG gene encoding endolytic transglycosylase MltG, whose product is MSEAPEQGSARHRATSPGRRRATPPPPQDDELNLFGDGGQYGEDPVPRYQSDALGEYLAEELEAGQPVQESDYFRTNDRRSPRTEDVAGYLASDDPGYPSGPAEPHHDPYRDSYRDPLTDPLAQPAHDPLSEPHDPLTDPLADPRAGQGNYADESLYRPAASDPTPEPERTWRPDPEPEPQAPPPPAPLPPAEDQYAARRAIPRDDEPISLFGEEQHLPPPAPPAQPAQPVQPRSRAATPGGGDHDPKVQAEDAGLGDLGFRSSGRVRHRRFRGCLAVLIALAVLGGGIGFAVLKGQSFLVGKLTTPDYSGAGTGKVTIEVKAGETSTKIGATLENKDVVKSAKAFTTAAKSDQRSRSIQPGFYNLRSQMSAAAALALLLDPKSRVLERVTIAEGLRLKVILDTLSKQTKLPRADFDAALKNPAGLGMPAYAKKPEGFLYPATYDIDPGTTAESLLTQMVTRYNEEADQLGLVDGAKGVGRSPLQVMTIASLVQAEARRPEDFGKVARVIYNRLAKGQKLQFDSTVHYAVGKFDKVSSTAKDRASTNPYNTYKYVGLPPGPINAPGEDALIAALEPTAGDWLFFVTTNPDTGETKFATTGEQFEVYAQEFQQWCRDNSGRC
- a CDS encoding shikimate dehydrogenase, whose translation is MVPRQQRAMLSSTQHHCAVLGKPIAHSLSPVLHRTAYAELGLDWTYSVHEVDEAGLAAFVDGVDASWRGLSLTMPLKRAAIPLCDEVDEVARTVTAVNTLLLDENGRRRGTNTDVPGMVAALRERGVDAVESALLLGVGATACSAVAALASLGARTVMAVARNAATAGELRAVAERCGVEVALVSFDDLGSLDAADVAVSTVPDAASAVVADTVVKRVGTIFEVLYDPWPTVLAAAGEQAGRTVVGGFDLLVHQAALQVELMTERTPAPLAAMRSSGVAALRARWGK
- a CDS encoding FAD-binding oxidoreductase, producing the protein MTNERGSDRRTVLRLAALAGVAVTTGCGTGGNGATPLPSKTPSIARNPQGPTPTPVRPSASPPTFSPSPVPAPTATAPPTPIATARATAPAAADWNALSKGLRGDLLRSGPAYDTGRTLFNPRYDNVKPAAVVRCAEPADVAESIAFARRFGLPIVSRSGGHSYVGASTRAGGMVLDVRPMADITVGSGTARIGAGAQLESVYSILGARGRVVPGGTCPTVGIAGLALGGGEGLATRKFGLTCDAIQSLQLVTADGKIRTVDANHDPELYWACRGGGGGTFGVVTAFQMKTFPSPTFSSFRATWSWSNAGAVLRGWQNRMRAVGDNVWANLHLQTTSGGSRSAVVFGVTYDNDPNDQLAKLVAAVGKDPSGTSIRRNRKLGPLGGSDRVTFFAGSDVLKAPIPAAGIDAVLAVVNRAVAAKLQADAIFDPLGGAAGRVGADATAFPWRSAFATIQWYAERGRTTTAAAEKWVSDSHASVRASSAGAYVNYLEPSRPGAHPYFGTHLKRLRAVKAKYDPGNVFRPGYVL
- the cysS gene encoding cysteine--tRNA ligase: MSDATPLRLFNTLGRQAEDFAVPAGQRVGLYSCGPTVYADPHLGNMRPYVFSDTLRRVLAWKGYDVTQVVNITDVGHAVGDGDEGEDKVELGARREGRTVQEVTAHYTQVYFDAMAALNVLPAHDYPRASDYVPQMIDFAREIEANGFTYALPSGLYFDTSRSPSYGALALRPAEGALEGARVAAVEGKRNAADFAVWRTDPPDSPRIMRWDSPWGPGVPGWHLECSVMSIALLGRHFDIHTGGVDHREIHHPNEIAQSEAYLSDAKPWVPLWMHNEFLVSNGRKIAKSGGKMPTLAEFATTSHPLAFRYFLLTAHYRSQLDLTDAGLSSATGAYRRLLARAAPLRPLPSVRTFEEGRSKLTGAALESLIELDAAVSDDLHTPRALAILHGALRSDALNDADKAVLTGAADFLLGLSLDELDAGAVEVTESAAELPVVEIERLVAARTAARAAKDWAEADRLRGRLTELGVTVTDTADGPVWQPA